In a single window of the Dinghuibacter silviterrae genome:
- a CDS encoding patatin-like phospholipase family protein, which translates to MSLLDPNAPYRRSLVLAGGGIRVAYHAGVLLALEEAGLTFRHVDGTSGGIFGTAMLASGITPTDAARHWRRLHLGGFMKPLPFWDYLRWGALPALGSATGVRDKIFPELGISPDRIRSNEDADFTFNVCNFTQKVLQSIPGPEVTVDYLVAGISLPLFMPAVPIAGESFLDGVWIKDANLTEAYNRGAEEVWLVWCIGNTPTYRSGLFHQYVHMIEIAANGALFEEMDQLFARAAREGRAFRIHVLAPEYALPLDPDFVTGKIDADTLINMGYAEAKRYLAHPRALTGAQRGNPAVYAASTAMREPGPALHFRQQFRGRLAGRERQVNLGFFLRPTGPQLFGSLVWDKDKTVSGFDVTASIPAPGQCALSFRCLVDGQEYTVEVHLNMRALSSASVTLWKDRQVAGSAQLYQSFGQRLRNRWFAYVIGVDGVFARIKARQQLKAIFTQKPIAP; encoded by the coding sequence ATGTCCCTCCTCGACCCCAACGCTCCTTATCGTCGCTCCCTCGTCCTGGCCGGGGGCGGCATCCGCGTGGCCTACCACGCCGGGGTGCTCCTTGCCCTGGAGGAAGCGGGGCTTACCTTCCGGCACGTCGATGGAACTTCCGGCGGGATTTTCGGTACCGCCATGCTCGCCAGCGGCATCACCCCCACCGACGCCGCCCGGCACTGGAGACGTCTCCACCTCGGCGGCTTTATGAAACCGCTGCCTTTCTGGGACTACCTCCGCTGGGGCGCCCTCCCGGCCCTCGGCAGCGCTACCGGCGTGCGTGATAAAATATTCCCGGAGCTTGGTATCTCACCCGACCGCATCCGTTCCAACGAAGACGCGGATTTTACCTTTAACGTCTGCAACTTCACCCAAAAGGTCCTCCAGTCCATCCCAGGGCCGGAAGTAACCGTCGACTATCTCGTCGCCGGTATTTCTCTTCCGCTCTTTATGCCCGCCGTTCCCATCGCGGGGGAGTCCTTCCTCGACGGTGTCTGGATCAAGGACGCCAACCTCACGGAGGCCTATAACCGCGGGGCCGAGGAAGTCTGGCTTGTCTGGTGCATCGGCAATACCCCCACCTACCGTTCCGGCCTTTTCCATCAGTACGTCCACATGATCGAGATCGCCGCGAACGGCGCCCTTTTCGAGGAAATGGACCAGCTCTTCGCCCGCGCGGCCCGCGAGGGGCGGGCTTTCCGCATACACGTCCTTGCGCCCGAGTATGCGCTTCCGCTCGACCCGGACTTCGTTACCGGCAAGATCGATGCGGATACGCTGATCAATATGGGGTACGCGGAGGCGAAGCGATACCTTGCGCACCCGCGGGCCCTGACGGGCGCGCAGCGCGGCAATCCCGCGGTCTACGCCGCGTCCACGGCCATGCGCGAACCCGGCCCCGCCCTTCACTTCCGGCAGCAGTTTCGCGGGCGGCTCGCGGGGCGGGAGCGGCAGGTCAACCTGGGCTTTTTTCTGCGGCCCACGGGGCCCCAGCTTTTTGGGTCGCTGGTGTGGGACAAAGACAAGACGGTGTCGGGTTTTGACGTCACCGCGAGCATCCCGGCGCCGGGGCAGTGTGCCCTCTCTTTTCGCTGTCTCGTAGACGGGCAGGAATACACCGTCGAGGTCCATCTGAACATGAGGGCCTTGTCGTCCGCTTCTGTAACGCTTTGGAAGGACCGGCAGGTGGCTGGTAGCGCACAGCTTTATCAATCCTTCGGACAGCGCCTGCGCAACCGGTGGTTCGCGTATGTCATCGGGGTAGACGGGGTGTTTGCCCGGATAAAAGCGCGGCAGCAACTAAAGGCTATTTTCACCCAAAAACCTATAGCACCATAG